A genomic segment from Nicotiana sylvestris chromosome 1, ASM39365v2, whole genome shotgun sequence encodes:
- the LOC138870089 gene encoding uncharacterized protein, giving the protein MGAWRSSGDANTMWSATTDCIRASAREVLEVSTGVSGGHKEDWWWNEVVQGKVEAKKATYMKLMGSICVEERRACMKRYKIARKEANLSVKEAKTAAYGRMYEELGEKGGEKKLF; this is encoded by the coding sequence ATGGGTGCTTGGAGGAgcagtggggacgcaaacactatgtggtcagCAACAACAGACTGTATAAGGGCGTCTGCGAGAGAGGTATTAGAGGTCTCGACCGGTGTCTCTGGTGGGCATAAAgaagactggtggtggaatgaagtggtccaaggtaaagtggaagcgaagaaggcaACATACATGAAGTTAATGGGGAGCATATGTGTGGAGGAGAGGCGAGCATGCATGAAGAGATATAAGATAGCTAGGAAGGAAGCTAATTTATCAGTTAAGGAGGCTAAGACTGCGGCTTACGGTCGTATGTACGAGGAACTAGGGGAAAagggcggggagaagaagttattctaG